A single window of Carassius gibelio isolate Cgi1373 ecotype wild population from Czech Republic chromosome A19, carGib1.2-hapl.c, whole genome shotgun sequence DNA harbors:
- the LOC127935471 gene encoding gamma-enolase-like yields MSIVSIVAREILDSRGNPTVEVDLRTDKGLFRAAVPSGASTGIYEALELRDGDKSRYKGKGVLKAVGHINDTLGPALIASEISVVEQEKLDNMMIEMDGTENKSQFGANAILGVSLAICKAGAAEKGVPLYRHIADLAGNTELVLPVPAFNVINGGSHAGNKLAMQEFMVLPVGAESFRDALRVGAELYQTLKGVIKEKYGQDATNVGDEGGFAPNILENSEALELIKTAIDKAGFTDKVVIGMDVAASEFYRDGKYDLDFKSPPNPDRHITSDELVEIYQTFVNDYPVVSIEDPFDQDDWAAWTNMTGVMGIQIVGDDLTVTNPKRIEKAAEDRACNCLLLKVNQIGTVTEAIQACKLAQANGWGVMVSHRSGETEDTFIADLVVGLCTGQIKTGAPCRSERLAKYNQLMRIEEELGDQARFAGHNFRNPSAL; encoded by the exons ATGTCCATTGTGAGCATCGTCGCCAGGGAAATCCTGGACTCTCGGGGAAACCCTACAGTGGAAGTGGACCTGAGGACTGATAAAG GTCTGTTCAGGGCTGCGGTGCCCAGCGGAGCGTCGACAGGCATCTATGAGGCTCTGGAACTCCGAGATGGAGACAAGAGCCGTTACAAGGGCAAAG GTGTACTGAAGGCTGTTGGTCACATTAATGACACTCTCGGTCCAGCCCTCATCGCATCT GAGATCAGTGTGGTGGAACAGGAGAAACTGGACAACATGATGATTGAAATGGACGGCACAGAGAACAAAT CTCAGTTTGGTGCTAATGCCATCCTGGGAGTGTCTCTGGCCATCTGCAAGGCCGGTGCGGCAGAAAAAGGCGTCCCTCTGTATCGTCATATTGCTGATCTGGCAGGAAACACAGAACTAGTGCTGCCAGTTCCT GCCTTTAATGTCATCAATGGAGGCTCCCATGCTGGAAACAAGCTTGCCATGCAGGAGTTCATGGTGCTTCCTGTGGGGGCGGAGTCATTCCGTGACGCCCTGCGTGTCGGAGCCGAACTCTACCAGACTCTAAAGGGTGTCATCAAGGAGAAGTACGGCCAAGATGCCACCAACGTGGGTGACGAGGGAGGATTCGCTCCAAACATCCTGGAGAACAGTGAAG CACTTGAGTTGATAAAGACGGCTATAGACAAGGCGGGGTTCACAGATAAAGTGGTGATCGGCATGGATGTAGCCGCCTCTGAGTTCTACCGTGACGGGAAGTACGACCTTGACTTCAAGTCCCCTCCAAACCCAGACAGACACATCACCAGCGATGAGCTCGTAGAGATCTACCAGACGTTTGTCAACGATTATCCAG TGGTGTCCATTGAGGACCCATTTGATCAGGACGACTGGGCCGCTTGGACTAACATGACAGGAGTCATGGGGATCCAGATTGTGGGCGACGACCTGACTGTGACAAACCCAAAGAGGATAGAGAAAGCTGCGGAAGACCGCGCATGCAACTGTCTGCTCCTGAAGGTCAACCAGATCGGCACCGTCACAGAGGCCATCCAGGC ATGTAAGCTCGCTCAAGCCAACGGATGGGGTGTGATGGTCAGCCATCGCTCAGGAGAGACAGAGGACACTTTCATTGCTGATCTAGTGGTGGGACTCTGCACTGGACAG ATAAAGACAGGAGCTCCGTGCAGATCTGAGCGTCTCGCAAAATACAACCAACTTATGAG GATTGAAGAAGAGTTGGGCGATCAGGCTCGATTCGCTGGGCACAATTTCAGAAACCCTAGCGCTCTGTGA
- the LOC127935482 gene encoding triosephosphate isomerase A, whose protein sequence is MSSRKFFVGGNWKMNGDKESLGELIITLNTASLNDETEVVCGAPSIYLDYVRSELDQRIGVAAQNCYKVPKGAFTGEISPAMIKDCCVEWVILGHSERRHVFGESDELIGQKVAHCLENDLGVIACIGEKLEEREAGTTEDVVFEQTNVIADNVKDWTCVVIAYEPVWAIGTGKTATPDQAQEVHEKLRGWLRANVSDAVADSVRIIYGGSVSGGNCKELAAQPDIDGFLVGGASLKPEFVDIINARA, encoded by the exons ATGTCTTCAAGAAAATTCTTCGTCGGGGGAAACTGGAAAATGAACGGCGATAAGGAGAGTTTGGGCGAGCTCATAATTACCTTGAATACAGCCAGTCTCAACGATGAAACAG AGGTGGTGTGTGGAGCGCCATCCATTTATCTTGATTATGTCAGGTCTGAGCTGGACCAGAGGATCGGTGTGGCCGCCCAGAACTGCTATAAGGTACCCAAAGGAGCCTTCACCGGGGAGATCAG CCCAGCGATGATTAAAGACTGCTGTGTCGAGTGGGTCATTCTGGGCCATTCTGAGAGGCGTCACGTGTTTGGCGAGAGCGATGAG CTGATTGGCCAGAAAGTGGCCCATTGCCTAGAGAACGATTTGGGTGTGATCGCCTGCATTGGGGAGAAACTAGAGGAGAGAGAAGCTGGAACCACTGAGGACGTGGTGTTTGAACAGACTAATGTCATTGCAG aCAATGTTAAGGATTGGACTTGTGTGGTTATAGCATATGAACCAGTGTGGGCCATTGGCACTGGCAAAACCGCCACTCCTGATCAG GCTCAGGAGGTGCATGAGAAGCTGAGAGGATGGCTGAGAGCGAATGTGTCGGATGCAGTAGCCGACTCTGTGCGCATCATCTATGGAG GCTCTGTTTCTGGGGGAAACTGCAAAGAGCTTGCGGCCCAGCCTGACATTGATGGCTTCCTGGTTGGAGGTGCTTCCCTTAAGCCTGAGTTTGTTGACATCATAAATGCCCGCGCATAG